From Actinoplanes oblitus, a single genomic window includes:
- a CDS encoding MalY/PatB family protein, which yields MLDDLDLASLRRRPGVKWADATAAGALPAWVADMDFPVAEPIQAALVDAVRTDLGYPFWDDRPERNPLGEAFAARMAGRYGFTPAPEHVRVYTEVIQALQAILHVATAPGDSVLMHVPAYSPFLATLTAMGRRLVPVPLADTAAGWSFDADRMAADVARTGSRTLILVNPQNPTGRVFTRAELTAVAEIANRYDLLVIADEVHADLTYDPHRHLPVAALAPEIAARTVTLQSASKAFNLAGLRCCVAHVGHAGVRSALDTLPSLLLGQPGNLGVLGTLAAWQHGDAWLTEVRALLDRNRCLVAAGLPAGVGYHLPEASYLAWLNFRALGLGPDPAAHFLERAGVMLSRGPEFGPPGTGFARLNFATGRAVLDDILGRLRTACPTPSEPGR from the coding sequence GCCGGAGCGCTGCCGGCGTGGGTCGCCGACATGGACTTCCCGGTTGCCGAGCCGATCCAGGCGGCACTGGTGGACGCCGTGCGGACCGACCTCGGATATCCGTTCTGGGACGATCGGCCGGAGCGGAATCCGCTCGGCGAGGCGTTCGCCGCCCGGATGGCCGGCCGGTACGGGTTCACCCCGGCTCCGGAACACGTCCGGGTGTACACCGAGGTGATCCAGGCGCTGCAGGCGATCCTGCACGTCGCCACGGCCCCGGGTGACTCGGTGCTGATGCACGTGCCGGCCTACTCGCCGTTCCTGGCGACCCTCACCGCGATGGGCCGGCGGCTGGTCCCGGTTCCGCTGGCCGACACCGCCGCGGGCTGGTCGTTCGACGCGGACCGGATGGCCGCCGACGTGGCGCGGACCGGAAGCCGCACGCTGATCCTGGTCAACCCGCAGAACCCGACCGGCCGCGTGTTCACCCGGGCCGAGCTCACCGCCGTCGCGGAGATCGCGAACCGGTACGACCTGCTGGTCATCGCCGACGAGGTGCACGCGGACCTGACGTACGACCCGCACCGGCACCTCCCGGTCGCGGCGCTGGCACCCGAGATCGCCGCCCGCACTGTCACCCTGCAGTCGGCCAGCAAGGCGTTCAACCTGGCCGGGCTGCGCTGCTGCGTGGCACACGTCGGCCATGCCGGGGTGCGCTCGGCGCTGGACACCCTGCCGTCGCTGCTGCTGGGCCAGCCGGGCAATCTCGGCGTGCTGGGCACCCTGGCGGCCTGGCAGCACGGCGACGCCTGGCTCACCGAGGTGCGCGCCCTGCTGGACCGCAACCGCTGCCTGGTCGCCGCCGGGCTGCCGGCCGGGGTGGGCTACCACCTTCCGGAGGCGAGCTACCTGGCGTGGCTGAATTTCCGCGCGCTCGGTCTCGGCCCCGACCCGGCCGCGCACTTCCTGGAACGGGCCGGGGTCATGCTCAGTCGCGGGCCGGAGTTCGGGCCGCCCGGCACCGGTTTCGCGCGCCTCAACTTCGCCACCGGCCGCGCGGTCCTGGACGACATCCTCGGCCGCCTCCGCACCGCGTGCCCCACCCCGTCGGAACCGGGTCGGTAG
- a CDS encoding ATP-dependent Clp protease ATP-binding subunit, translated as MFERFTDRARRVVVLAQEEARMLNHNYIGTEHLLLGLIHEGEGVAAKALESLGVSLQGVRQQVEEIIGQGQQSPSGHIPFTPRAKKVLELSLREALQLGHNYIGTEHILLGLIREGEGVAAQVLVKLGADLSRVRQQVIQLVAGHGETESSSPASGESAPAGSPLLEQFGRNLTQDAREGRLDPVIGREKEIEQVMQGLSRRRKNNPVLIGEPGVGKTAAVEGLARAIVSGDVPDTLTDKQLYTLDMGSLVAGSRYRGDFEERLKKVLKEIRTRGDIILFIDEIHTLVGAGAAEGAIDAASILKPMLARGELQMIGATTLDEYRKFVEKDKALERRLLPIQVGEPSLAHSIEILKGLRDAYEAHHRVTYTDAALVAAATLADRYISDRFLPDKAIDLIDEAGARMRIRRMSTPPDLRELDERIAQVRRDKESVIDAQDFERAADLRDRERRLLEERAQREKEWKAGDLDVVSEVDDEQIAEVLGNWTGIPVYKLTEEETSRLLRMEDDLHKRVIGQEDAVKAVSKAIRRTRAGLKDPKRPSGSFIFAGPSGVGKTELSKALAEFLFGSEDALIQLDMSEFHDRYTVSRLVGAPPGYVGYDEGGQLTEKVRRKPFSVVLFDEIEKAHPDVFNTLLQILEDGRLTDGQGRIVDFKNTVIILTSNLGTRDVAKAVSLGFQASEAEESNYDRMKTKVNDELKQHFRPEFLNRIDDTIVFHQLREQEILQIVDIFTARIERQLKNKDMGLELTDNAKRYLAAKGFDPVLGARPLRRTIQRDLEDTLSEQILFNELRPGQTVVVDCEGDPANVDKSKLVFRGAERAGAVPEEVSATS; from the coding sequence GTGTTCGAACGTTTCACCGACCGTGCCCGCCGGGTGGTCGTCCTGGCCCAGGAAGAGGCCCGGATGCTCAACCACAACTACATCGGCACGGAGCACCTGCTGCTCGGCCTGATCCACGAGGGCGAGGGCGTCGCGGCGAAGGCCCTGGAGAGCCTGGGCGTCTCCCTGCAGGGCGTCCGCCAGCAGGTCGAGGAGATCATCGGTCAGGGCCAGCAGTCGCCGAGCGGGCACATCCCGTTCACCCCGCGCGCCAAAAAGGTGCTGGAGTTGTCCCTGCGCGAGGCGCTGCAGCTGGGGCACAACTACATCGGTACCGAGCACATCCTGCTCGGCCTGATCCGCGAGGGCGAGGGCGTCGCCGCCCAGGTCCTGGTCAAGCTCGGCGCCGACCTGAGCCGGGTGCGCCAGCAGGTGATCCAGCTGGTGGCCGGGCACGGCGAGACGGAGTCGTCGTCGCCGGCGTCCGGCGAGTCCGCACCGGCCGGTTCGCCGCTGCTGGAGCAGTTCGGCCGCAACCTGACGCAGGACGCCCGGGAGGGCCGGCTCGACCCGGTGATCGGCCGGGAGAAAGAGATCGAGCAGGTCATGCAGGGCCTGTCCCGGCGGCGGAAGAACAATCCGGTGCTGATCGGCGAGCCCGGCGTGGGCAAGACCGCGGCGGTGGAGGGTCTCGCCCGGGCGATCGTCTCCGGTGACGTGCCCGACACGCTCACCGACAAGCAGCTCTACACCCTGGACATGGGTTCGCTGGTGGCCGGCTCGCGGTACCGCGGTGACTTCGAGGAGCGCCTGAAGAAGGTGCTCAAGGAGATCCGCACCCGCGGTGACATCATCCTGTTCATCGACGAGATCCACACCCTGGTCGGCGCCGGCGCCGCCGAGGGTGCCATCGACGCCGCCTCGATCCTCAAGCCCATGCTGGCCCGCGGCGAGCTGCAGATGATCGGCGCGACCACGCTCGACGAGTACCGCAAGTTCGTCGAGAAGGACAAGGCGCTGGAGCGCCGGCTGCTGCCGATCCAGGTGGGTGAGCCGTCGCTGGCGCACTCGATCGAGATCCTGAAGGGGCTCCGGGACGCCTACGAGGCACACCACCGGGTCACCTACACCGACGCGGCGCTGGTCGCGGCGGCCACCCTCGCGGACCGGTACATCTCCGACCGGTTCCTGCCGGACAAGGCGATCGACCTGATCGACGAGGCCGGCGCCCGGATGCGCATCCGCCGGATGAGCACGCCGCCGGACCTGCGCGAGCTGGACGAGCGGATCGCCCAGGTGCGCCGGGACAAGGAGTCGGTGATCGACGCGCAGGACTTCGAGCGTGCCGCCGACCTGCGGGACCGGGAGAGACGGCTGCTGGAGGAGAGGGCGCAGCGGGAGAAGGAGTGGAAGGCCGGCGACCTGGACGTGGTGTCCGAGGTCGACGACGAGCAGATCGCCGAGGTGCTGGGCAACTGGACCGGTATTCCGGTCTACAAGCTCACCGAGGAGGAGACCTCCCGGCTGCTGCGCATGGAGGATGACCTGCACAAGCGGGTCATCGGCCAGGAGGACGCGGTCAAGGCGGTGTCCAAGGCGATCCGGCGGACCCGGGCCGGTCTGAAGGACCCGAAGCGGCCGTCCGGCTCGTTCATCTTCGCCGGCCCGTCCGGTGTCGGTAAGACCGAGCTGTCCAAGGCCCTGGCGGAGTTCCTGTTCGGCTCCGAGGACGCGCTGATCCAGCTGGACATGTCCGAGTTCCACGACCGCTACACCGTGTCCCGGCTGGTCGGTGCCCCGCCCGGCTACGTGGGTTACGACGAGGGCGGCCAGCTGACCGAGAAGGTGCGGCGCAAGCCGTTCAGCGTGGTGCTGTTCGACGAGATCGAGAAGGCCCACCCGGACGTCTTCAACACGCTGCTGCAGATCCTGGAGGACGGCCGGCTCACCGACGGCCAGGGCCGGATCGTCGACTTCAAGAACACCGTCATCATCCTCACCAGCAACCTCGGCACCCGGGACGTGGCCAAGGCGGTGTCGCTGGGCTTCCAGGCCTCCGAGGCCGAGGAGTCGAACTACGACCGGATGAAGACCAAGGTCAACGACGAGCTGAAGCAGCACTTCCGCCCGGAGTTCCTCAACCGCATCGACGACACGATCGTCTTCCACCAGCTGCGCGAGCAGGAGATCCTGCAGATCGTCGACATCTTCACCGCGCGCATCGAGCGCCAGCTGAAGAACAAGGACATGGGCCTCGAACTGACCGACAACGCGAAGCGGTACCTGGCGGCCAAGGGCTTCGACCCGGTGCTGGGTGCCCGGCCGCTGCGCCGCACCATCCAGCGGGACCTCGAGGACACCCTGTCCGAGCAGATCCTGTTCAACGAACTGCGCCCCGGCCAGACCGTCGTGGTGGACTGCGAGGGCGACCCGGCCAACGTGGACAAGTCCAAGCTGGTCTTCCGCGGCGCCGAGAGGGCGGGCGCGGTGCCGGAGGAGGTCTCCGCCACCTCCTGA